Proteins found in one Oncorhynchus mykiss isolate Arlee chromosome 3, USDA_OmykA_1.1, whole genome shotgun sequence genomic segment:
- the LOC110519742 gene encoding uncharacterized protein LOC110519742 isoform X3 encodes MQEADLKTDGTSQSQEVEGESELDEAIVIPSQSQEEAKGESELNQVDLKTSTSTLTLEVEGESELNQVDLKTSTSTLTLEVEGESVMQESDDVETAGPSQCQETERVAKAKVVTFTTMTRKAAASQTSLTLSRGKRSYPDLHTFVQDMKDGHWNLLSENMRAGMSRDEFSARCMDITNWVMESTSTVVVPALDLTMQIRLSDSSSSSGSGSNEAREVTSLGRSVRFSFRGGPSRRISSRTTCSTQTPTPFPSSHRSMTSLLSDDEERYVSSPEGGDREMRHRPHSAPLSSVFGISEDSVFNMVQRGQSQSGIVLSSSWSRREKYRPVKIPTDTRFMMGIVELVMNLLNSRLAELMRSFSQGTLGPLSGSISASQQFAQEMLSMVSAKMYSHAIEHIAHGYKSPLELERELEAILGPLAGQVIVIIIDSIFKAKANGGNKGRATSPLTYFLTAVSAEIQSLVVQRSASRPSTRLSNNDPLLNISKSKVLRSVLLKMAELFGQGPSETCLVPVVQSQSDNSVCDWTLNAGTVHPSQFLSHNRMSEVSSDVVDLVLEVFGITGFLDSRSPSRPQSACSYNSASGAIDMRALAGDLVRQVSVKLRPFVSESQLSTMSMTDLSYISDSTLKQLCCSSAVAAATVCQAIKMELENQRPTDLSARDLLSSLVESIEDMDISDILQGPSAILEEAAMIKHPEISTSTIYRSLLLDSSLASSNMVTESIIFNSPRPSEENVSIQNVLPVDKVDILHGQPVEGYIVKAEQCITQVIQDAAVTYTSVLDKTDTGKLSEVLSVCVSAENIEDASSDLFGGIISDLHEVSEVNKTSMRTKSGRKMFWMEVSSGSQKIYTKTLDKLRKLFTSHLLTEGKNTPVQIELYDTGLLVTETTVEVSPVQKTDSNTSSMSSAHQLTLDTCTKGVIKQVISVLRVETSKEVKCESMSNASFDFNQKLDSIISKLESLTISSDGTSAKIARLTRSRSAASRSSNISIQSFHSAEFQATAKLIVREAILRAASEANCSLPQSMTSSTFSHHVVSTTEDIVNMIMQDLESLSRYTVEDTDSFPLGEKKLQSQLNPRVVFDTLLDAAHTMYHRVKDRLNVFLSFPPVSVTTAKDVLDSTPVETLRCSKSPDTALVKDRSRPPSVRSEKPFSKVSLTKRSKALVSSSGSSTDHHVIDTCSEDVTLPTRSMSVVSDTSLKRTSPLHGSGLSASCEPLVALQDGTVAVSQEGFSKTAKETLSLILNVIKCRLANSESSSVGQNAREERLITTNMLDSLLESLDLLPDMSAANEITRTECHTSNAMDKTGSQSALVNQQEINISDTSLIVKTIMDTLKTDDPEMASAEEHLDRLLSIEALQDASGNLIAKVHGLIQEITISRQLQSTTGHRSLSQPALPKPALRKLSKDDASELVYSFAQTSVSRLLGQCVVRPMPPTADRVLDQVIKLMTDMVMDSLTDLSKSAMEDVIVPRSVTPACSSYSDTSNAASDITHGIVADLNATEEFPARGLSPADVKADGMARLPSARGEETKKNRKWHFLPKIVKIPKIRIKLFKTKGEPKSHPEQDSLPTKRLRETRISQDAECEVPSTSPPKEDLTTTLAPAPQESQSRKRPLIVRVLRAISRAVSKPFREAFGKKN; translated from the exons ATGCAGGAAGCTGATCTGAAGACAGATGGCACATCTCAGTCACAGGAGGTTGAAGGAGAGAGTGAGTTGGACGAGGCCATTGTCATCCCATCTCAGTCACAGGAG GAGGCCAAAGGAGAGAGTGAGTTGAATCAGGTTGATCTGAAGACATCCACATCAACTCTAACACTGGAGGTCGAAGGAGAGAGTGAGTTGAATCAGGTTGATCTGAAGACATCCACATCAACTCTGACACTGGAG GTCGAAGGAGAGAGTGTGATGCAGGAGAGTGATGATGTAGAAACAGCCGGGCCATCTCAATGCCAGGAGACTGAACGAGTGGCAAAG GCTAAAGTGGTGACCTTCACTACCATGACCCGCAAGGCTGCAGCCTCCCAGACCAGCCTCACCCTCAGCAGGGGAAAGAGAAGCTACCCAGACCTACACACCTTTGTGCAGGACATGAAGGATGG CCATTGGAATCTGCTGAGTGAGAATATGCGTGCCGGG ATGAGCAGAGATGAGTTTAGTGCTAGGTGCATGGATATTACAAATTGGGTGATGGAGTCTACATCCACTGTGGTCGTTCCCGCCCTTGACCTCACCATGCAGATCAGGCTCTCTGATTCGTCAAGCTCTTCTGGATCAGGAAGTAATGAGGCTAGAGAAGTGACCTCTCTTGGCCGCAGCGTCAGATTCAGCTTTCGTGGTGGACCCAGTAGACGCATCAGTTCAAGAACTACTTGCAGCACACAAACTCCCAcgcctttcccctcctctcacag GTCCATGACCTCTTTGCTGAGTGATGACGAAGAGCGATATGTCTCCTCACCTGAGGGTGGTGATAGAGAGATGAGACACAGACCCCACTCGGCACCACTGAGTTCTGTGTTTGGAATCTCTGAGGATTCTGTCTTCAACATGGTCCAGAGAGGCCAGTCGCAGAGTGGCATCGTACTGTCGTCCAGTTGGAGTAGACGGGAGAAATACAGACCTGTCAAAATACCAACGGACACCAGGTTTATGATGGGTATTGTAGAGTTGGTAATGAACCTTCTCAACTCCAGATTGGCTGAGCTAATGCGAAGTTTCAGTCAGGGAACTCTAGGTCCGCTGTCTGGTAGTATCTCAGCAAGTCAGCAGTTTGCCCAAGAAATGCTAAGCATGGTGTCTGCTAAGATGTATTCCCATGCCATAGAGCATATTGCGCACGGCTACAAGTCTCCCCTTGAGTTAGAGAGGGAGCTTGAGGCCATATTGGGTCCTCTGGCTGGACAGGTTATAGTCATCATCATAGATAGCATCTTTAAGGCTAAAGCCAACGGAGGAAACAAGGGACGAGCGACCAGCCCCTTGACCTATTTTCTCACTGCCGTTTCGGCAGAAATACAAAGCCTAGTTGTTCAGAGATCGGCTAGCAGACCGTCCACCAGACTGTCCAACAACGACCCACTGCTGAACATTTCCAAGTCAAAGGTCTTAAGATCAGTTCTGCTCAAAATGGCAGAACTCTTTGGCCAAGGTCCAAGTGAAACCTGTCTAGTTCCAGTAGTCCAGAGTCAGTCCGACAACTCTGTTTGCGACTGGACTCTGAATGCAGGCACCGTTCATCCAAGTCAATTTCTGTCCCACAACAGAATGTCAGAAGTGTCATCCGATGTTGTGGATCTTGTACTTGAGGTTTTTGGGATAACAGGATTTTTGGATAGCAGGAGCCCGTCAAGGCCACAGAGTGCCTGCTCCTACAACTCAGCTAGTGGAGCAATAGATATGAGAGCTCTTGCTGGGGACTTGGTCAGACAGGTGTCTGTCAAACTCAGACCCTTTGTCTCTGAGAGTCAACTCTCCACCATGTCCATGACAGATCTGTCATATATTTCTGACTCCACCTTGAAGCAGTTGTGTTGTAGCTCTGCTGTTGCTGCAGCAACGGTCTGTCAAGCAATCAAAATGGAGCTCGAGAACCAGAGACCAACCGACCTGTCAGCCAGAGACCTACTATCGTCTCTGGTAGAGAGCATTGAGGACATGGATATTTCTGACATCCTCCAGGGCCCGTCGGCCATTTTGGAGGAGGCTGCTATGATTAAGCACCCAGAGATCTCCACCTCGACAATATACAGGTCTCTGCTTCTCGACTCATCTCTCGCCTCCTCTAACATGGTCACTGAGAGCATTATCTTCAACAGCCCACGCCCATCAGAGGAGAATGTGAGTATTCAGAATGTGCTCCCTGTTGATAAAGTTGACATCCTCCATGGTCAACCAGTGGAGGGGTATATCGTCAAAGCTGAGCAATGCATCACTCAGGTCATTCAGGATGCAGCTGTGACATATACTAGCGTGCTGGATAAAACCGACACTGGGAAACTGTCAGaagttctgtctgtctgcgttTCCGCTGAGAATATTGAGGATGCATCCTCTGATCTATTTGGTGGAATTATTTCCGACCTGCATGAGGTATCTGAGGTCAATAAGACCTCCATGCGTACGAAATCAGGTCGCAAAATGTTCTGGATGGAAGTGAGTTCAGGTTCCCAGAAGATTTATACCAAAACCCTGGACAAACTGAGGAAGCTTTTCACCTCTCACCTTCTCACTGAGGGAAAAAATACTCCTGTGCAAATTGAGTTATATGACACTGGACTACTTGTAACTGAGACCACTGTGGAGGTATCTCCTGTacagaagacagacagtaatacctCTTCAATGTCCTCAGCCCACCAGCTCACCCTCGACACCTGCACTAAAGGGGTCATCAAACAGGTGATCTCGGTGCTGAGGGTGGAGACTTCAAAGGAAGTCAAATGCGAGAGCATGTCAAATGCATCCTTCGACTTCAACCAGAAGTTGGACTCTATAATTTCGAAATTAGAGAGCCTCACCATTTCGAGTGACGGGACGTCAGCCAAGATTGCCAGGCTCACGCGATCTCGTAGTGCAGCCAGCAGATCCTCTAACATTTCCATCCAGAGCTTTCACAGTGCTGAGTTCCAAGCTACGGCCAAACTGATTGTGCGTGAGGCCATTCTCAGAGCTGCTAGCGAAGCCAACTGTTCTTTGCCGCAGAGCATGACTAGCAGCACCTTCTCACACCATGTGGTTTCTACAACTGAAGATATAGTGAATATGATCATGCAAGACCTTGAAAGTCTATCCCGGTACACAGTGGAGGACACAGACTCCTTCCCACTAGGAGAGAAAAAGCTGCAGTCCCAGCTCAATCCCAGAGTTGTCTTTGACACCTTATTGGATGCTGCTCATACCATGTACCACAGAGTAAAGGATAGACTGAACGTCTTTTTGTCTTTTCCACCCGTGTCAGTCACCACAGCCAAAGATGTGCTGGACTCCACCCCTGTGGAGACACTCAGATGCTCAAAGTCCCCTGACACTGCTCTTGTTAAGGACAGGAGCCGCCCTCCGTCTGTGAGAAGTGAGAAGCCATTTTCAAAAGTCAGTTTGACTAAAAGGTCTAAAGCCCTTGTGTCTTCGAGTGGCTCCTCCACAGACCACCATGTAATTGACACATGCAGTGAGGATGTCACTCTGCCTACCAGGAGTATGTCAGTTGTGAGCGACACCAGTTTGAAGAGAACCTCTCCTCTCCATGGTAGTGGATTGAGTGCAAGTTGTGAACCTCTTGTGGCTCTACAAGACGGAACAGTGGCAGTCAGCCAAGAAGGCTTTAGCAAAACTGCAAAGGAGACGCTCAGCTTGATCCTAAATGTGATCAAGTGCAGATTGGCCAACTCTGAGAGTTCATCTGTTGGGCAGAATGCAAGGGAGGAGCGTCTGATAACCACTAACATGTTAGACTCTCTACTGGAGAGCCTTGACCTGTTGCCTGACATGAGTGCTGCCAATGAGATCACAAGGACAGAATGCCATACCTCTAACGCAATGGACAAGACAGGTTCACAGTCAGCGCTTGTGAATCAACAAGAAATAAACATATCTGACACCAGTCTCATAGTGAAAACTATAATGGACACATTGAAGACAGACGACCCAGAGATGGCTTCAGCAGAAGAACATCTGGATAGACTCCTGTCAATTGAAGCCCTTCAAGATGCGTCTGGCAACCTGATCGCAAAGGTCCATGGTCTCATTCAGGAGATAACCATAAGCCGCCAGCTTCAATCCACAACTGGCCACAGAAGCCTCTCTCAACCAGCGCTGCCAAAGCCAGCACTGAGGAAGCTGTCAAAGGACGATGCGTCAGAGCTCGTTTACAGCTTTGCCCAGACTTCTGTTAGCAGACTCCTGGGGCAGTGTGTGGTTAGGCCTATGCCACCCACCGCTGACAGGGTTTTGGATCAGGTCATCAAGTTGATGACAGACATGGTGATGGACAGCCTGACTGATCTGTCCAAGTCTGCAATGGAGGATG TTATTGTACCCAGGTCGGTCACACCAGCTTGCTCTTCTTACTCAGACACCAGCAATGCCGCAAGTGACATCACTCATGGTATTGTGGCTGACCTTAATGCTACTGAGGAATTCCCTGCCAGGGGCCTTAGCCCGGCTGATGTAAAGGCTGACGGCATGGCCCGCCTTCCCTCTGCCAGGGGGGAAGAGACTAAGAAGAACAGGAAGTGGCATTTCCTACCCAAAATTGTCAAGATTCCAAAGATCAGGATTAAG CTGTTCAAGACAAAGGGGGAACCAAAGAGCCACCCTGAACAGGATTCTCTGCCTACCAAACGTCTCAGAGAGACTCGTATTTCACAGG ATGCTGAGTGTGAGGTTCCATCCACTTCCCCACCCAAAGAGGACCTGACAACCACACTGGCCCCTGCTCCCCAGGAGTCCCAGTCCCGTAAACGCCCTCTCATAGTCAGGGTGTTACGAGCTATCTCCAGAGCCGTCTCCAAACCATTCAGAGAAGCTTTTGGGAAGAAGAATTAG
- the LOC110519742 gene encoding uncharacterized protein LOC110519742 isoform X1, translated as MQEADLKTDGTSQSQEVEGESELDEAIVIPSQSQEEAKGESELNQVDLKTSTSTLTLEVEGESELNQVDLKTSTSTLTLEVEGESELNQVDLKTSTSTLTLEVEGESVMQESDDVETAGPSQCQETERVAKAKVVTFTTMTRKAAASQTSLTLSRGKRSYPDLHTFVQDMKDGHWNLLSENMRAGMSRDEFSARCMDITNWVMESTSTVVVPALDLTMQIRLSDSSSSSGSGSNEAREVTSLGRSVRFSFRGGPSRRISSRTTCSTQTPTPFPSSHRSMTSLLSDDEERYVSSPEGGDREMRHRPHSAPLSSVFGISEDSVFNMVQRGQSQSGIVLSSSWSRREKYRPVKIPTDTRFMMGIVELVMNLLNSRLAELMRSFSQGTLGPLSGSISASQQFAQEMLSMVSAKMYSHAIEHIAHGYKSPLELERELEAILGPLAGQVIVIIIDSIFKAKANGGNKGRATSPLTYFLTAVSAEIQSLVVQRSASRPSTRLSNNDPLLNISKSKVLRSVLLKMAELFGQGPSETCLVPVVQSQSDNSVCDWTLNAGTVHPSQFLSHNRMSEVSSDVVDLVLEVFGITGFLDSRSPSRPQSACSYNSASGAIDMRALAGDLVRQVSVKLRPFVSESQLSTMSMTDLSYISDSTLKQLCCSSAVAAATVCQAIKMELENQRPTDLSARDLLSSLVESIEDMDISDILQGPSAILEEAAMIKHPEISTSTIYRSLLLDSSLASSNMVTESIIFNSPRPSEENVSIQNVLPVDKVDILHGQPVEGYIVKAEQCITQVIQDAAVTYTSVLDKTDTGKLSEVLSVCVSAENIEDASSDLFGGIISDLHEVSEVNKTSMRTKSGRKMFWMEVSSGSQKIYTKTLDKLRKLFTSHLLTEGKNTPVQIELYDTGLLVTETTVEVSPVQKTDSNTSSMSSAHQLTLDTCTKGVIKQVISVLRVETSKEVKCESMSNASFDFNQKLDSIISKLESLTISSDGTSAKIARLTRSRSAASRSSNISIQSFHSAEFQATAKLIVREAILRAASEANCSLPQSMTSSTFSHHVVSTTEDIVNMIMQDLESLSRYTVEDTDSFPLGEKKLQSQLNPRVVFDTLLDAAHTMYHRVKDRLNVFLSFPPVSVTTAKDVLDSTPVETLRCSKSPDTALVKDRSRPPSVRSEKPFSKVSLTKRSKALVSSSGSSTDHHVIDTCSEDVTLPTRSMSVVSDTSLKRTSPLHGSGLSASCEPLVALQDGTVAVSQEGFSKTAKETLSLILNVIKCRLANSESSSVGQNAREERLITTNMLDSLLESLDLLPDMSAANEITRTECHTSNAMDKTGSQSALVNQQEINISDTSLIVKTIMDTLKTDDPEMASAEEHLDRLLSIEALQDASGNLIAKVHGLIQEITISRQLQSTTGHRSLSQPALPKPALRKLSKDDASELVYSFAQTSVSRLLGQCVVRPMPPTADRVLDQVIKLMTDMVMDSLTDLSKSAMEDVIVPRSVTPACSSYSDTSNAASDITHGIVADLNATEEFPARGLSPADVKADGMARLPSARGEETKKNRKWHFLPKIVKIPKIRIKLFKTKGEPKSHPEQDSLPTKRLRETRISQDAECEVPSTSPPKEDLTTTLAPAPQESQSRKRPLIVRVLRAISRAVSKPFREAFGKKN; from the exons ATGCAGGAAGCTGATCTGAAGACAGATGGCACATCTCAGTCACAGGAGGTTGAAGGAGAGAGTGAGTTGGACGAGGCCATTGTCATCCCATCTCAGTCACAGGAG GAGGCCAAAGGAGAGAGTGAGTTGAATCAGGTTGATCTGAAGACATCCACATCAACTCTAACACTGGAGGTCGAAGGAGAGAGTGAGTTGAATCAGGTTGATCTGAAGACATCCACATCAACTCTGACACTGGAGGTCGAAGGAGAGAGTGAGTTGAATCAGGTTGATCTGAAGACATCCACATCAACTCTGACACTGGAGGTCGAAGGAGAGAGTGTGATGCAGGAGAGTGATGATGTAGAAACAGCCGGGCCATCTCAATGCCAGGAGACTGAACGAGTGGCAAAG GCTAAAGTGGTGACCTTCACTACCATGACCCGCAAGGCTGCAGCCTCCCAGACCAGCCTCACCCTCAGCAGGGGAAAGAGAAGCTACCCAGACCTACACACCTTTGTGCAGGACATGAAGGATGG CCATTGGAATCTGCTGAGTGAGAATATGCGTGCCGGG ATGAGCAGAGATGAGTTTAGTGCTAGGTGCATGGATATTACAAATTGGGTGATGGAGTCTACATCCACTGTGGTCGTTCCCGCCCTTGACCTCACCATGCAGATCAGGCTCTCTGATTCGTCAAGCTCTTCTGGATCAGGAAGTAATGAGGCTAGAGAAGTGACCTCTCTTGGCCGCAGCGTCAGATTCAGCTTTCGTGGTGGACCCAGTAGACGCATCAGTTCAAGAACTACTTGCAGCACACAAACTCCCAcgcctttcccctcctctcacag GTCCATGACCTCTTTGCTGAGTGATGACGAAGAGCGATATGTCTCCTCACCTGAGGGTGGTGATAGAGAGATGAGACACAGACCCCACTCGGCACCACTGAGTTCTGTGTTTGGAATCTCTGAGGATTCTGTCTTCAACATGGTCCAGAGAGGCCAGTCGCAGAGTGGCATCGTACTGTCGTCCAGTTGGAGTAGACGGGAGAAATACAGACCTGTCAAAATACCAACGGACACCAGGTTTATGATGGGTATTGTAGAGTTGGTAATGAACCTTCTCAACTCCAGATTGGCTGAGCTAATGCGAAGTTTCAGTCAGGGAACTCTAGGTCCGCTGTCTGGTAGTATCTCAGCAAGTCAGCAGTTTGCCCAAGAAATGCTAAGCATGGTGTCTGCTAAGATGTATTCCCATGCCATAGAGCATATTGCGCACGGCTACAAGTCTCCCCTTGAGTTAGAGAGGGAGCTTGAGGCCATATTGGGTCCTCTGGCTGGACAGGTTATAGTCATCATCATAGATAGCATCTTTAAGGCTAAAGCCAACGGAGGAAACAAGGGACGAGCGACCAGCCCCTTGACCTATTTTCTCACTGCCGTTTCGGCAGAAATACAAAGCCTAGTTGTTCAGAGATCGGCTAGCAGACCGTCCACCAGACTGTCCAACAACGACCCACTGCTGAACATTTCCAAGTCAAAGGTCTTAAGATCAGTTCTGCTCAAAATGGCAGAACTCTTTGGCCAAGGTCCAAGTGAAACCTGTCTAGTTCCAGTAGTCCAGAGTCAGTCCGACAACTCTGTTTGCGACTGGACTCTGAATGCAGGCACCGTTCATCCAAGTCAATTTCTGTCCCACAACAGAATGTCAGAAGTGTCATCCGATGTTGTGGATCTTGTACTTGAGGTTTTTGGGATAACAGGATTTTTGGATAGCAGGAGCCCGTCAAGGCCACAGAGTGCCTGCTCCTACAACTCAGCTAGTGGAGCAATAGATATGAGAGCTCTTGCTGGGGACTTGGTCAGACAGGTGTCTGTCAAACTCAGACCCTTTGTCTCTGAGAGTCAACTCTCCACCATGTCCATGACAGATCTGTCATATATTTCTGACTCCACCTTGAAGCAGTTGTGTTGTAGCTCTGCTGTTGCTGCAGCAACGGTCTGTCAAGCAATCAAAATGGAGCTCGAGAACCAGAGACCAACCGACCTGTCAGCCAGAGACCTACTATCGTCTCTGGTAGAGAGCATTGAGGACATGGATATTTCTGACATCCTCCAGGGCCCGTCGGCCATTTTGGAGGAGGCTGCTATGATTAAGCACCCAGAGATCTCCACCTCGACAATATACAGGTCTCTGCTTCTCGACTCATCTCTCGCCTCCTCTAACATGGTCACTGAGAGCATTATCTTCAACAGCCCACGCCCATCAGAGGAGAATGTGAGTATTCAGAATGTGCTCCCTGTTGATAAAGTTGACATCCTCCATGGTCAACCAGTGGAGGGGTATATCGTCAAAGCTGAGCAATGCATCACTCAGGTCATTCAGGATGCAGCTGTGACATATACTAGCGTGCTGGATAAAACCGACACTGGGAAACTGTCAGaagttctgtctgtctgcgttTCCGCTGAGAATATTGAGGATGCATCCTCTGATCTATTTGGTGGAATTATTTCCGACCTGCATGAGGTATCTGAGGTCAATAAGACCTCCATGCGTACGAAATCAGGTCGCAAAATGTTCTGGATGGAAGTGAGTTCAGGTTCCCAGAAGATTTATACCAAAACCCTGGACAAACTGAGGAAGCTTTTCACCTCTCACCTTCTCACTGAGGGAAAAAATACTCCTGTGCAAATTGAGTTATATGACACTGGACTACTTGTAACTGAGACCACTGTGGAGGTATCTCCTGTacagaagacagacagtaatacctCTTCAATGTCCTCAGCCCACCAGCTCACCCTCGACACCTGCACTAAAGGGGTCATCAAACAGGTGATCTCGGTGCTGAGGGTGGAGACTTCAAAGGAAGTCAAATGCGAGAGCATGTCAAATGCATCCTTCGACTTCAACCAGAAGTTGGACTCTATAATTTCGAAATTAGAGAGCCTCACCATTTCGAGTGACGGGACGTCAGCCAAGATTGCCAGGCTCACGCGATCTCGTAGTGCAGCCAGCAGATCCTCTAACATTTCCATCCAGAGCTTTCACAGTGCTGAGTTCCAAGCTACGGCCAAACTGATTGTGCGTGAGGCCATTCTCAGAGCTGCTAGCGAAGCCAACTGTTCTTTGCCGCAGAGCATGACTAGCAGCACCTTCTCACACCATGTGGTTTCTACAACTGAAGATATAGTGAATATGATCATGCAAGACCTTGAAAGTCTATCCCGGTACACAGTGGAGGACACAGACTCCTTCCCACTAGGAGAGAAAAAGCTGCAGTCCCAGCTCAATCCCAGAGTTGTCTTTGACACCTTATTGGATGCTGCTCATACCATGTACCACAGAGTAAAGGATAGACTGAACGTCTTTTTGTCTTTTCCACCCGTGTCAGTCACCACAGCCAAAGATGTGCTGGACTCCACCCCTGTGGAGACACTCAGATGCTCAAAGTCCCCTGACACTGCTCTTGTTAAGGACAGGAGCCGCCCTCCGTCTGTGAGAAGTGAGAAGCCATTTTCAAAAGTCAGTTTGACTAAAAGGTCTAAAGCCCTTGTGTCTTCGAGTGGCTCCTCCACAGACCACCATGTAATTGACACATGCAGTGAGGATGTCACTCTGCCTACCAGGAGTATGTCAGTTGTGAGCGACACCAGTTTGAAGAGAACCTCTCCTCTCCATGGTAGTGGATTGAGTGCAAGTTGTGAACCTCTTGTGGCTCTACAAGACGGAACAGTGGCAGTCAGCCAAGAAGGCTTTAGCAAAACTGCAAAGGAGACGCTCAGCTTGATCCTAAATGTGATCAAGTGCAGATTGGCCAACTCTGAGAGTTCATCTGTTGGGCAGAATGCAAGGGAGGAGCGTCTGATAACCACTAACATGTTAGACTCTCTACTGGAGAGCCTTGACCTGTTGCCTGACATGAGTGCTGCCAATGAGATCACAAGGACAGAATGCCATACCTCTAACGCAATGGACAAGACAGGTTCACAGTCAGCGCTTGTGAATCAACAAGAAATAAACATATCTGACACCAGTCTCATAGTGAAAACTATAATGGACACATTGAAGACAGACGACCCAGAGATGGCTTCAGCAGAAGAACATCTGGATAGACTCCTGTCAATTGAAGCCCTTCAAGATGCGTCTGGCAACCTGATCGCAAAGGTCCATGGTCTCATTCAGGAGATAACCATAAGCCGCCAGCTTCAATCCACAACTGGCCACAGAAGCCTCTCTCAACCAGCGCTGCCAAAGCCAGCACTGAGGAAGCTGTCAAAGGACGATGCGTCAGAGCTCGTTTACAGCTTTGCCCAGACTTCTGTTAGCAGACTCCTGGGGCAGTGTGTGGTTAGGCCTATGCCACCCACCGCTGACAGGGTTTTGGATCAGGTCATCAAGTTGATGACAGACATGGTGATGGACAGCCTGACTGATCTGTCCAAGTCTGCAATGGAGGATG TTATTGTACCCAGGTCGGTCACACCAGCTTGCTCTTCTTACTCAGACACCAGCAATGCCGCAAGTGACATCACTCATGGTATTGTGGCTGACCTTAATGCTACTGAGGAATTCCCTGCCAGGGGCCTTAGCCCGGCTGATGTAAAGGCTGACGGCATGGCCCGCCTTCCCTCTGCCAGGGGGGAAGAGACTAAGAAGAACAGGAAGTGGCATTTCCTACCCAAAATTGTCAAGATTCCAAAGATCAGGATTAAG CTGTTCAAGACAAAGGGGGAACCAAAGAGCCACCCTGAACAGGATTCTCTGCCTACCAAACGTCTCAGAGAGACTCGTATTTCACAGG ATGCTGAGTGTGAGGTTCCATCCACTTCCCCACCCAAAGAGGACCTGACAACCACACTGGCCCCTGCTCCCCAGGAGTCCCAGTCCCGTAAACGCCCTCTCATAGTCAGGGTGTTACGAGCTATCTCCAGAGCCGTCTCCAAACCATTCAGAGAAGCTTTTGGGAAGAAGAATTAG